The following proteins come from a genomic window of Mucinivorans hirudinis:
- a CDS encoding Retron-type RNA-directed DNA polymerase, which translates to MNEIKTSCASTDSKSTTWESIDWNKCETEVRKLQARIVKAQKEGKHGKVKSLQWILTHSYYAKVLAIRRVTSNKGKNTSGVDKVLWHSPNAKVNAIKELKRRGYTPQPLRRVNIKKSNGKLRPLGIPTMKDRAMQALYLMALDPVAETTADNHSYGFRKERCTGDAIHQCFINLSKESSPQWILEGDIKGCFDHISHEWLLNNIPMDRVMLQKWLKCGFVFNNELFPTEEGTPQGGIISPTLANITLDGLQTMLEEKFKRVDLYSPKRSYYPKVHLIRYADDFVITSRNKEMLEQEIMPMVKEFLQVRGLTLSEEKTKITHIDEGFDFLGFNIRKYKGVLLIKPSKAGQKKFLEKLRGIINDHKAIPQESLIRLLNPVITGWVNYYKHCVTAKTFQRMDFEIYRKLMQWSLRRHPAKGKHWVADKYFHNVRGRSWTFAVKHQENGAVTYHSVKRLSDTKVTRYAKLKCDANPYDTDWKAYFDKRETRQMLLSANGKSVIVRMWEKQKRRCVICGEPIRKSTPWSITERLVNGKTEKVLFHDDCRKWRMKSNKNGR; encoded by the coding sequence ATGAACGAAATTAAGACATCGTGTGCATCTACTGACAGCAAGTCAACCACTTGGGAAAGTATCGACTGGAACAAGTGCGAAACTGAAGTTCGTAAGCTACAAGCACGTATTGTAAAGGCTCAAAAAGAGGGTAAACACGGTAAGGTCAAATCTTTACAGTGGATACTCACTCACTCGTATTATGCCAAAGTATTGGCAATAAGACGAGTGACTTCCAACAAAGGCAAAAACACATCGGGAGTTGACAAAGTTCTTTGGCACTCACCAAATGCAAAAGTTAATGCTATTAAGGAACTCAAAAGACGGGGTTATACGCCTCAACCGCTCAGACGGGTAAATATCAAAAAGAGTAATGGGAAGTTACGTCCATTGGGAATACCAACGATGAAAGACAGAGCAATGCAGGCACTTTATTTAATGGCATTAGACCCCGTGGCTGAAACCACGGCAGACAATCACTCATACGGATTCCGCAAGGAGAGATGTACGGGTGATGCTATTCATCAATGCTTCATTAATCTGTCAAAAGAATCATCTCCGCAATGGATTTTGGAGGGAGACATCAAAGGTTGCTTCGACCACATTAGCCACGAATGGCTGCTAAACAATATCCCTATGGATAGGGTGATGCTACAAAAGTGGTTAAAATGCGGCTTCGTATTCAACAATGAGCTTTTCCCAACAGAAGAGGGTACTCCGCAAGGAGGCATCATTTCCCCAACTCTGGCAAATATTACCCTTGACGGCTTGCAAACAATGCTCGAAGAAAAGTTTAAGAGAGTCGATTTATACAGCCCTAAAAGGTCGTACTACCCGAAAGTACATCTCATCCGCTATGCCGACGATTTTGTAATCACCAGCAGAAACAAGGAGATGTTAGAACAAGAGATTATGCCAATGGTCAAAGAGTTTCTTCAAGTACGGGGACTTACCCTATCAGAAGAGAAGACGAAGATAACTCACATTGACGAAGGTTTTGACTTTCTTGGCTTCAACATTCGTAAGTACAAAGGAGTGCTGTTAATCAAACCCTCTAAGGCAGGACAAAAGAAATTCCTCGAAAAGTTAAGGGGCATTATCAATGACCATAAAGCTATACCGCAGGAATCCCTAATCCGACTTCTCAACCCCGTAATAACGGGGTGGGTAAACTACTATAAGCATTGTGTTACTGCAAAGACGTTCCAAAGAATGGATTTCGAGATTTATCGAAAACTTATGCAATGGTCGTTAAGGCGACACCCTGCCAAAGGGAAACATTGGGTTGCGGATAAATATTTCCACAACGTCAGAGGCAGAAGCTGGACTTTTGCTGTAAAACACCAAGAGAACGGAGCAGTGACTTACCACTCTGTCAAAAGGTTATCTGACACAAAAGTAACCCGATATGCCAAACTCAAATGCGATGCCAATCCCTATGACACCGATTGGAAAGCATACTTTGACAAGAGGGAAACCCGTCAAATGTTGCTATCAGCCAATGGCAAAAGTGTCATTGTACGGATGTGGGAAAAGCAAAAACGCAGATGTGTAATTTGTGGCGAACCTATCAGAAAAAGCACCCCGTGGAGTATTACCGAGAGATTGGTAAACGGCAAAACGGAAAAGGTATTGTTTCACGATGATTGCCGCAAATGGAGAATGAAGTCTAATAAAAATGGAAGATAA
- a CDS encoding Conjugative transposon protein TraI produces the protein MLFAVCLFFVGKANAQWAVFDPANLAQGIVNTTKQIVQTSSTASNMINNFKETVKIYEQGVRHV, from the coding sequence ATGCTTTTTGCCGTCTGTCTCTTTTTTGTCGGCAAAGCCAATGCACAATGGGCGGTGTTCGACCCTGCAAACCTTGCACAGGGTATTGTAAACACCACTAAACAGATTGTGCAAACCTCCTCGACGGCTTCAAATATGATAAACAATTTCAAGGAGACCGTAAAAATTTACGAGCAGGGCGTGCGACACGTATAG
- a CDS encoding Conjugative transposon protein TraH, with the protein MTTISKSRLLELAGYALVLTSLLLTACAEVKEPDLNKLCGNWVSVAGKPDVLIFKEGEQYKITIFKRSGVTRKVKPETYLIVKEGENLFFNTGFRIDVAYNEATDVLTFSPNGDYTRASINE; encoded by the coding sequence ATGACAACCATTTCAAAGAGCCGACTTTTGGAGTTGGCTGGCTATGCCCTTGTCCTGACTTCGCTGCTGCTGACCGCTTGCGCAGAGGTGAAAGAACCCGATTTGAACAAGCTATGTGGCAATTGGGTGAGCGTAGCAGGCAAACCCGACGTGCTCATCTTCAAAGAGGGCGAGCAGTACAAAATAACGATTTTCAAACGCTCAGGCGTAACACGAAAAGTCAAGCCCGAAACCTATCTTATAGTGAAAGAGGGAGAAAATCTATTCTTCAACACAGGTTTTCGGATTGATGTGGCGTACAACGAGGCAACCGATGTGCTGACCTTCTCGCCAAATGGAGATTACACCAGAGCAAGTATTAACGAATAA
- a CDS encoding Conjugative transposon protein TraG, whose amino-acid sequence MRNTLKATTLESKFPLLSVEHDCIVSKDADVTVGFRVELPELYTVTSAEYEAVHSAWVKAMKVLPDYSIVHKQDIFIREEYQPQIDGEMSFLSRSFERHFNERPYLNHYCYLFLTKTTKERSRTQSNFSTLCRGFIIPKEIKDTETVTKFIEAVGQFASIMNESGFVKLHRLTSDEIVGTDSEAGIIEKYFSLSQSDTTCLQDIALAADEMKIGDNYICLHTLSDAEDMPSRAATDMRYEKLSTDRSDCRLSFAAPVGLLLSCNHIYNQFVFIDDSAANLQKFEKAAKNMHSLSKYSRSNQINKEWIDQYLNEAHSYGLTSVRCHCNVMAWSDDKEELKHIKNDVGSQLAQMECKPRHNTVDTPTLFWAGIPGNEADFPSEESFYTFIEQAVCFFTQETNYQSSPSPFGIKMVDRLTGKPLHIDISDLPMKRGITTNRNKFVLGPSGSGKSFFMNHLVRQYYEQGTHVVLVDTGNSYQGLCEMIHKKTKGDDGVYFTYTEENPISFNPFYTDDYHFDVEKKDSIKTLLLTLWKSEEDKISKTESGELGSAVTAYINRIKDDHTIVPNFNSFYEFMRDIYRTELESRDIKVSKADFNIDNFLTTLRQYYSGGRFDFLLNSDKNIDLLSKRFIVFEIDAIKENKELFPVVTIIIMEAFINKMRRLKGIRKQLIVEEAWKALSSPSMAEYLKYMYKTVRKYFGEAIVVTQEVDDIISSPVVKEAIINNSDCKILLDQRKYMNKFDSIQNLLGLTDKERGQILSINMANNPTRLYKEVWIGLGGTQSAVYATEVSTEEYLTFTTEETEKVEVLALAEKLGGNIELAIKQLADKKRSKT is encoded by the coding sequence ATGAGAAATACATTAAAAGCAACCACATTGGAGAGTAAGTTTCCGCTACTCTCTGTGGAACACGACTGCATCGTGAGCAAAGATGCCGATGTAACGGTAGGGTTTCGGGTAGAACTACCCGAACTCTACACCGTAACGTCAGCGGAATACGAGGCAGTACACTCGGCTTGGGTCAAGGCGATGAAAGTGTTACCCGATTATAGCATCGTCCACAAGCAGGATATTTTTATCCGTGAGGAGTACCAGCCGCAGATAGATGGGGAGATGAGTTTTTTGAGTCGTTCATTTGAGCGACATTTCAATGAACGTCCGTACCTCAATCATTACTGCTACTTATTCCTGACCAAAACGACAAAGGAGCGTAGCCGCACCCAAAGCAATTTCAGTACGCTATGTCGTGGGTTCATCATCCCGAAAGAGATAAAGGACACCGAGACTGTAACGAAGTTTATCGAGGCGGTAGGGCAATTTGCAAGCATTATGAATGAGAGCGGATTTGTGAAACTGCATCGTCTGACCTCCGACGAGATTGTCGGAACGGATAGCGAAGCAGGGATTATCGAAAAGTATTTTTCGCTCTCGCAAAGTGATACAACCTGTTTGCAGGATATAGCACTGGCAGCCGATGAGATGAAAATCGGCGATAACTATATCTGTTTGCATACGCTCTCCGATGCGGAAGATATGCCAAGCAGAGCCGCTACCGATATGCGATACGAGAAACTTTCGACCGACCGCTCTGATTGCCGTCTCTCGTTTGCCGCTCCTGTTGGACTGCTGTTGTCGTGCAACCATATCTATAATCAGTTTGTGTTTATTGATGACAGTGCCGCCAATCTGCAAAAGTTTGAGAAGGCAGCTAAGAATATGCACTCACTATCGAAGTACAGCCGCTCGAACCAAATCAATAAAGAGTGGATTGACCAATACCTGAACGAAGCTCACAGCTACGGACTCACTTCGGTACGTTGCCACTGCAATGTGATGGCGTGGAGTGACGATAAAGAGGAGTTGAAGCATATTAAAAACGATGTGGGGTCGCAACTTGCACAAATGGAGTGCAAACCCCGACACAACACCGTTGATACGCCGACACTGTTTTGGGCGGGTATTCCTGGCAATGAGGCGGACTTTCCGTCGGAGGAGAGTTTTTACACATTCATCGAACAGGCGGTCTGCTTCTTCACGCAAGAGACCAACTACCAATCGTCTCCATCTCCCTTTGGGATTAAAATGGTAGATAGATTGACAGGCAAACCGCTCCATATCGACATCTCCGACCTTCCAATGAAACGAGGTATCACGACCAATCGAAACAAATTTGTTCTCGGTCCGTCGGGAAGTGGCAAATCGTTCTTTATGAATCACCTTGTCCGTCAATATTATGAGCAGGGCACGCACGTGGTGCTTGTCGATACGGGTAACTCCTATCAAGGCTTGTGTGAGATGATACACAAAAAGACCAAAGGAGACGACGGTGTGTATTTCACCTACACCGAAGAAAATCCGATTAGTTTTAATCCATTCTATACCGATGATTACCATTTCGATGTGGAGAAAAAAGACAGTATCAAAACGCTACTGCTGACCCTGTGGAAGAGTGAGGAGGATAAGATTTCCAAAACGGAAAGTGGTGAGTTAGGTAGTGCGGTAACCGCCTACATCAACCGTATCAAAGATGACCACACTATCGTTCCGAACTTCAATAGTTTCTATGAGTTTATGCGAGACATCTACCGTACGGAGTTGGAGAGCAGAGATATTAAGGTGAGCAAAGCAGACTTTAATATCGACAATTTTCTCACTACGCTTAGGCAGTATTACAGCGGTGGACGATTTGACTTTCTGCTCAACTCTGATAAGAACATCGACCTGCTCTCCAAACGCTTTATAGTTTTCGAGATAGATGCGATTAAGGAAAACAAAGAACTTTTCCCAGTGGTTACGATTATCATAATGGAGGCATTTATCAATAAAATGCGTCGCCTGAAAGGTATTCGTAAACAGCTTATTGTGGAAGAAGCGTGGAAGGCGTTGTCCTCTCCGAGTATGGCGGAATATCTGAAATATATGTACAAAACCGTCCGCAAATACTTTGGTGAAGCCATCGTAGTAACGCAGGAGGTGGATGATATTATCAGCTCGCCTGTGGTCAAAGAAGCTATCATCAACAACTCCGACTGCAAAATTCTGCTCGACCAGCGAAAGTATATGAACAAGTTCGACAGTATCCAAAACTTGTTAGGTCTGACCGACAAGGAACGAGGGCAGATACTCTCTATCAATATGGCGAATAACCCGACACGACTCTATAAAGAGGTGTGGATAGGATTGGGCGGAACACAATCGGCTGTCTATGCGACCGAAGTTTCAACGGAAGAGTATCTCACGTTCACCACAGAAGAGACTGAAAAGGTTGAAGTGCTTGCCCTTGCCGAGAAGTTGGGAGGTAATATTGAGTTGGCAATCAAGCAGCTTGCCGACAAAAAACGAAGTAAAACCTAA
- a CDS encoding Conjugative transposon protein TraF: MAEFPINRGIGKSVEFKGLKSQYLFIFVGGLLATFILFVIMYMVGINQWICIGFGVIAASVLVWQTFALNAKYGEYGLMKLQARGSHPKYIINRRSHRPFIRFRRPSNKQNRKEE; encoded by the coding sequence ATGGCAGAGTTTCCAATCAACAGAGGGATTGGCAAGTCGGTTGAGTTTAAGGGGCTCAAAAGTCAATACCTGTTCATCTTCGTCGGTGGACTGTTGGCGACCTTTATCCTCTTTGTGATAATGTATATGGTTGGCATCAACCAGTGGATCTGTATCGGGTTTGGGGTCATTGCCGCATCAGTTCTGGTGTGGCAGACCTTCGCCCTGAATGCCAAATATGGCGAATACGGATTGATGAAACTTCAAGCCCGTGGCAGCCACCCGAAATACATTATCAACCGACGGAGTCATAGACCCTTTATTAGATTTCGCCGTCCCTCAAATAAGCAAAATAGAAAAGAAGAATGA
- a CDS encoding Conjugative transposon protein TraE: MTKKQILFSAAFILAASSAFAQGNGVSGITQATSMVTSYFDPATKLIYAIGAVVGLIGGVKVYGKFSSGDPDTSKTAASWFGACIFLIVAATILRSFFL; encoded by the coding sequence ATGACTAAAAAACAGATTTTATTCTCAGCAGCCTTCATCTTGGCTGCATCTTCCGCCTTTGCACAGGGAAATGGTGTTAGCGGTATCACCCAAGCAACCAGTATGGTAACGTCCTATTTCGACCCTGCAACCAAATTGATTTACGCTATCGGTGCAGTTGTGGGGCTCATCGGAGGGGTAAAGGTCTATGGCAAGTTCAGCAGTGGCGACCCCGACACGAGCAAGACTGCAGCGAGCTGGTTCGGAGCGTGTATCTTCCTGATTGTGGCTGCTACTATTCTTCGCTCATTCTTCCTTTAA
- a CDS encoding Conjugative transposon protein TraD — MTMEMIAICGLLYLLWVVTYLWWSNRSNRKKSRVKEVIAPSKSGDIMGASKAANRQITPNTAKQSHAENTAKESVTFVAEAEKRYSAVIKKEELDAVFSDNQMDIDVDADYSADDDTQMDDIPCYEGGAESMGNGVDFPEMDNLAKVIAQKEQRKQLITKAAETVRKIENTGLYDAVIAGYENGLQKVAAMLAKYEANQPANVPMGKMDSYEEFELNNFL, encoded by the coding sequence TTGACGATGGAAATGATAGCAATATGCGGATTATTATATCTGCTTTGGGTGGTGACTTATCTATGGTGGTCGAACCGTTCAAATCGCAAGAAGTCGAGAGTCAAGGAGGTGATTGCCCCTTCAAAATCGGGTGATATTATGGGTGCGAGTAAGGCTGCTAACCGCCAAATAACGCCAAACACAGCCAAGCAAAGCCACGCTGAAAATACTGCAAAAGAGAGTGTTACATTTGTAGCCGAAGCCGAAAAAAGATACTCGGCAGTAATTAAAAAAGAGGAGCTTGATGCTGTTTTCTCCGACAACCAAATGGATATTGATGTCGATGCAGACTATTCTGCTGACGACGATACACAGATGGATGATATCCCTTGCTACGAGGGCGGGGCGGAGTCAATGGGCAACGGTGTTGATTTTCCGGAAATGGATAATCTGGCAAAGGTTATTGCACAAAAGGAGCAACGCAAGCAACTGATAACAAAAGCCGCTGAAACTGTCCGTAAGATTGAAAATACGGGATTGTATGATGCGGTGATTGCAGGATACGAAAACGGTTTGCAAAAGGTGGCGGCGATGCTTGCCAAATATGAAGCAAATCAACCGGCTAATGTTCCGATGGGCAAAATGGATAGTTACGAAGAATTTGAGTTAAACAACTTCCTGTAA
- a CDS encoding Conjugative transposon protein TraB — MAKQTNNPQVDEDFMKEVIAQGFPMKRERAPEPIVQEPEPTAEKPKKRKELSNDYIERYFERVDFADRQLIYITRETHKKLTDIVNVIGGRQGTISGYIENIIREHFDTHKDEVNTIYASRFKKPL, encoded by the coding sequence ATGGCAAAACAGACAAACAATCCCCAAGTGGACGAGGACTTTATGAAAGAGGTCATTGCTCAAGGCTTCCCGATGAAGCGAGAGCGAGCCCCTGAACCAATAGTTCAAGAGCCAGAACCCACAGCCGAAAAGCCCAAAAAACGTAAAGAGCTTAGTAATGACTACATCGAGCGATACTTTGAACGTGTCGATTTTGCCGACAGGCAGCTGATCTACATCACTCGTGAGACCCACAAGAAGCTGACTGATATTGTCAATGTTATCGGTGGTAGGCAAGGAACTATCAGCGGATACATCGAAAACATCATCCGAGAGCATTTCGACACGCATAAAGATGAGGTCAATACTATCTATGCAAGTCGTTTCAAAAAACCGCTTTGA
- a CDS encoding Conjugative transposon protein TraA, protein MKQETLFVAFSTQKGGAGKTTFTVLAASYLHYLKGYNVGVVDCDYPQHSIDKMRKRDASQIDTDESYKQLAFAQFKRLGKKAFPIINSTPEKAIETAQDFLESDARKFDILFFDLPGTVNSQGVLGSLANMDYIFTPISADRLVLESSLAFALTVNELLVTNPQIRLKGLHLFWNKVDGREKTDLYEVYEKSINEFGLPLLKTFIPDTTRYKKELSTDGRAVFRSTLFPADRRMLKGSRLEELLIEIAHIIKL, encoded by the coding sequence ATGAAACAAGAAACATTATTTGTAGCCTTCTCAACGCAGAAAGGCGGGGCAGGCAAAACGACGTTCACCGTTCTGGCGGCAAGTTATCTTCACTACCTCAAAGGCTACAATGTTGGCGTGGTCGATTGCGACTATCCGCAACACAGTATCGACAAGATGCGAAAACGAGATGCCTCACAAATTGATACAGATGAGAGCTATAAGCAGCTTGCGTTTGCTCAATTCAAACGACTCGGCAAAAAGGCATTCCCCATTATCAACAGCACCCCCGAAAAGGCGATTGAGACCGCACAAGATTTTTTGGAGAGTGATGCTCGTAAATTCGACATTCTCTTTTTCGACCTACCCGGCACGGTCAACAGCCAAGGCGTATTGGGCTCGCTTGCCAATATGGATTACATCTTCACTCCCATTAGTGCCGACCGCCTTGTGCTGGAGAGTAGCCTTGCCTTTGCCCTGACGGTCAATGAGCTGCTTGTAACCAATCCACAAATTCGCCTCAAGGGGCTGCATCTGTTCTGGAACAAAGTAGATGGACGTGAGAAGACTGACCTCTATGAGGTTTACGAAAAGTCAATCAATGAGTTTGGCTTGCCTCTGCTCAAAACATTCATCCCCGACACCACTCGCTACAAAAAGGAGCTTTCGACAGATGGGCGTGCCGTGTTTCGCTCAACACTATTCCCTGCCGACAGACGAATGCTCAAAGGTAGTCGCCTCGAAGAGCTACTGATTGAAATTGCACACATCATCAAACTATAA
- a CDS encoding Mobilization protein BmgB produces MTNKLSKAEILRKNRNNNGRPRLPLAQKRDFRMSVKFTGDEYFALQEKARLAGISVSEFVRAAMQKCEVRERIKAPQLKHLLQLTGMANNLNQIARQANAAGYLSVKRDCETIAKSIDELLNSIENDG; encoded by the coding sequence ATGACAAACAAATTATCAAAGGCGGAGATCCTCCGCAAAAACAGAAACAACAACGGGCGACCACGATTGCCACTCGCTCAGAAGCGAGATTTCAGAATGAGCGTAAAATTTACCGGTGATGAATATTTTGCACTGCAAGAAAAAGCTCGTCTTGCCGGCATTTCGGTTAGCGAATTTGTACGAGCAGCGATGCAAAAATGTGAAGTCAGAGAGCGGATTAAAGCCCCTCAGTTAAAACATCTCTTGCAACTCACAGGTATGGCTAATAACCTAAATCAGATTGCTCGACAGGCTAATGCAGCAGGGTATCTATCCGTGAAAAGAGATTGTGAGACCATCGCAAAGTCGATTGATGAACTGCTAAATTCTATCGAAAATGATGGCTAA
- a CDS encoding Mobilization protein BmgA, translating to MAKIVQGTNFAAAITYLLNRKEASVIATEGIRDIDKEAMIRSFEMQAKLNPITKPVAHISLDFSAQDRDKMTDQKMIEIATEYINAMGYGNTQVLMVRHFDREHPHVHLILNRIDYDCKRISDQNERIRSTKVCRELTLKHDLYLSSGKENVKRHRLREPDATKYRIYDALCKHVPHSKSWDELQNRLRPEGIEIGFKTKGSTDIIEGVRFTMNNLTFNGSKVDRKFSYSKIDFALKVNQKSEQEIPQFSESSNDGYAPNDNSPLGGLFDLPENPAIDPEEERFRRRMQKKKRRKI from the coding sequence ATGGCTAAGATTGTACAGGGGACGAATTTTGCGGCAGCGATAACCTATCTGCTGAATCGTAAGGAGGCATCGGTCATTGCCACCGAAGGGATACGAGATATTGATAAAGAGGCGATGATTAGGAGTTTTGAGATGCAGGCAAAACTCAATCCTATCACAAAGCCTGTGGCTCATATCTCGCTCGATTTTTCGGCACAGGACAGAGATAAAATGACCGACCAGAAGATGATTGAAATCGCAACGGAGTATATCAATGCTATGGGATATGGCAACACTCAGGTGTTGATGGTTCGCCACTTTGACCGTGAACATCCGCACGTTCACCTAATATTAAATCGTATTGACTATGACTGCAAACGCATCTCTGACCAAAATGAGAGAATCCGTAGCACCAAAGTGTGTAGAGAGCTGACTCTAAAACACGATTTATACCTATCGAGCGGAAAAGAGAATGTGAAACGCCACCGACTTCGTGAGCCTGACGCAACTAAGTACCGAATATATGACGCACTATGCAAGCACGTTCCGCACTCAAAGTCGTGGGATGAACTGCAAAACAGGTTGAGACCGGAGGGCATTGAGATAGGCTTCAAGACCAAAGGCTCAACCGATATAATCGAGGGGGTGCGCTTTACGATGAACAATCTAACTTTCAACGGCTCAAAGGTTGACAGAAAGTTCAGCTATTCTAAGATTGACTTTGCCCTAAAAGTGAATCAGAAAAGCGAGCAGGAAATCCCTCAATTCTCTGAATCGTCAAATGACGGCTATGCCCCAAATGATAACTCTCCATTAGGCGGTCTGTTCGATTTGCCCGAAAATCCGGCTATCGACCCCGAAGAGGAGCGTTTCCGACGACGTATGCAGAAGAAAAAACGTAGAAAAATTTAA
- a CDS encoding Putative mobilization protein (similar to BF0133) — MSQQEDDLRALAKIMDFLRAVSILFVVINIYWYCYEAIKLWGVNIGVVDKILMNFHRTAGLFGSIIYTKLFALLLLALSCLGTKGVKDEKITWTKVWTFMGVGFVFFFLNWWILSLPLPIEASTGLYIFSMTVGYICLLMSGLYMSRLLKNNLMDDVFNNENESFMQETRLMENEYSINLPTRFYYKKRWNNGWINIVNPFRATIVLGTPGSGKSYAVVNNFIKQQIEKGFSMYIYDFKFDDLSTIAYNHLLNHQNAYKVVPKFYVINFDDPRRSHRCNPINPSFMTDISDAYESAYTIMLNLNKTWIQKQGDFFVESPIILLAAIIWYLKIYDNGKYCTFPHAIEFLNKKYTEIFPILTSYPELENYLSPFMDAWEGGAQDQLQGQIASAKIPLSRMISPQLYWVMSGDDFTLDINNPAEPKILCVGNNPDRQNIYSAALGLYNSRIVKLINKKGMLKSSVIIDELPTMYFRGLDNLIATARSNKVAVCLGFQDFSQLKRDYGDKEAAVVMNTVGNIFSGQVVGDTAKTLSERFGKVLQKRQSMTINRQDKSTSISTQMDSLIPQSKISTLTQGMFVGSVSDNFDERIEQKIFHCEIVVDNARVATETKAYQKIPSIMDFTTPDGSDTMQQQIQLNYNRIKQEVREIVDAEITRIKADENLQHLIK, encoded by the coding sequence ATGTCTCAACAAGAAGATGATTTGAGGGCATTGGCGAAAATAATGGATTTTTTGCGTGCCGTAAGTATTCTGTTCGTGGTTATCAATATCTATTGGTACTGCTACGAAGCGATTAAACTATGGGGAGTAAATATAGGCGTAGTCGATAAAATTCTGATGAATTTCCACCGCACAGCAGGGCTGTTTGGTAGTATTATCTACACAAAACTATTCGCCTTGCTGCTGTTGGCACTCTCGTGCTTGGGTACAAAAGGAGTAAAAGATGAGAAAATCACGTGGACAAAGGTCTGGACTTTTATGGGCGTGGGCTTCGTCTTTTTCTTTCTCAATTGGTGGATATTGTCGCTACCGCTACCCATCGAAGCCAGCACAGGGCTATACATTTTCTCAATGACAGTTGGTTATATCTGCCTGCTGATGTCGGGACTCTATATGAGTCGTCTGCTGAAAAACAACCTTATGGACGACGTGTTCAACAACGAAAACGAGAGCTTCATGCAGGAAACACGCCTAATGGAGAATGAGTATTCAATTAACCTACCCACACGATTTTACTACAAAAAACGTTGGAACAACGGCTGGATTAACATCGTCAATCCGTTCCGTGCTACCATCGTGCTGGGTACTCCCGGTTCAGGAAAATCGTATGCAGTGGTCAATAATTTCATAAAACAGCAAATCGAAAAAGGGTTCTCGATGTATATCTATGACTTCAAATTCGATGACCTATCGACCATTGCCTACAACCACCTGCTCAACCACCAAAATGCCTATAAAGTAGTTCCTAAATTCTATGTGATTAACTTCGATGATCCACGTCGATCGCACCGCTGCAATCCGATAAACCCTTCGTTTATGACCGATATTTCGGATGCTTACGAGAGTGCCTACACCATTATGCTCAACCTCAATAAGACGTGGATTCAGAAGCAGGGCGACTTCTTTGTGGAGTCTCCGATTATTCTATTGGCTGCAATTATATGGTATCTCAAAATTTACGACAACGGCAAGTACTGCACCTTTCCGCACGCCATTGAGTTCCTAAACAAGAAATACACTGAGATTTTCCCAATTCTAACATCGTACCCCGAACTAGAAAACTACCTCTCGCCATTTATGGATGCGTGGGAAGGCGGAGCCCAAGACCAGCTACAAGGGCAAATCGCTTCGGCAAAAATTCCGCTATCCCGTATGATTTCGCCACAACTCTACTGGGTGATGAGTGGCGATGATTTTACGCTCGACATAAACAACCCTGCCGAACCAAAAATCCTCTGCGTAGGTAACAACCCCGACCGCCAGAACATCTATTCTGCCGCTCTCGGCTTGTATAATAGCCGTATCGTAAAACTGATTAATAAGAAAGGAATGTTGAAGAGTTCAGTCATCATTGACGAGCTACCGACAATGTATTTTCGTGGTTTAGATAACCTAATCGCCACTGCCAGAAGCAACAAAGTTGCGGTCTGTCTCGGTTTCCAAGACTTCTCGCAACTCAAACGTGACTATGGCGACAAAGAGGCTGCCGTAGTGATGAACACCGTCGGCAATATTTTCAGTGGACAAGTGGTAGGCGACACCGCAAAGACTTTGAGCGAACGTTTCGGTAAAGTGTTACAAAAACGCCAATCAATGACCATCAACCGCCAAGACAAATCGACCTCTATCTCCACCCAAATGGACAGCCTGATACCACAGAGCAAAATCTCAACCTTGACACAGGGTATGTTTGTCGGCTCCGTATCCGATAACTTCGATGAACGCATAGAGCAAAAGATTTTCCACTGCGAAATAGTAGTAGACAACGCCCGTGTCGCCACCGAAACCAAAGCCTACCAAAAAATCCCCTCAATAATGGATTTTACCACCCCCGATGGCTCGGACACGATGCAGCAACAAATCCAACTCAATTACAACCGCATAAAACAGGAGGTCAGAGAGATTGTTGATGCTGAGATTACCCGAATTAAAGCTGATGAAAATTTACAGCACCTTATCAAGTAA